From Mobula birostris isolate sMobBir1 chromosome 8, sMobBir1.hap1, whole genome shotgun sequence, the proteins below share one genomic window:
- the tbcc gene encoding tubulin-specific chaperone C, translating into MALVGESEKPEQLAEEIPEYDRRKERMVETLQRRDQERQQGMERRKLAKDVMAVKEEKSNFFSAAFSEERSSIEALLAGCEGADNAALAHSFEEIAQKIQRLQKFVNDSMMFLSAYELRQAQTALQKLQAAVAEKREECLPKKKFAFKSRKKENIGPREAKPSSPCDGSTSQPRLIEQNLCGFSDADSQVLVRLADEISGKDVLLTRLSNCVVKLLGSPNTLHIKNVTNSKVLCGPVSTSVFIDQSAGCTFAFACQQLRTHNTKDAKVYLHVTSRAIVEDCTGVSFAPFNWTYEGIDRDFEQAGLDRTKNNWNAIDDFNWLASDHSPNWSILPEESRITDWDEILAP; encoded by the coding sequence ATGGCGCTGGTGGGGGAGAGTGAGAAGCCGGAGCAGTTAGCGGAAGAAATCCCCGAGTATGACCGGCGGAAGGAGAGGATGGTGGAGACCCTGCAGCGACGGGACCAGGAGCGGCAGCAGGGCATGGAGCGGAGGAAGCTGGCCAAAGACGTGATGGCGGTGAAGGAGGAGAAGTCCAACTTCTTCAGCGCGGCCTTCTCGGAGGAGAGGTCGTCAATAGAGGCGCTGCTGGCGGGCTGCGAGGGCGCCGACAACGCGGCACTCGCCCACAGCTTCGAGGAAATCGCCCAGAAGATACAGCGGCTGCAGAAGTTCGTCAACGACAGCATGATGTTCCTGTCGGCCTACGAGCTGCGCCAGGCCCAGACCGCCTTGCAGAAGTTGCAGGCGGCGGTGGCGGAGAAGCGGGAGGAGTGCCTGCCCAAGAAGAAGTTCGCATTCAAATCGCGCAAAAAAGAAAACATCGGCCCCAGGGAGGCCAAACCCTCCTCCCCTTGTGACGGGAGCACCAGCCAGCCCAGGTTGATCGAGCAAAACCTCTGCGGCTTCTCGGACGCTGACTCGCAGGTACTGGTCCGCTTGGCAGACGAGATCAGCGGCAAGGACGTGCTTTTAACCAGGCTGTCCAACTGCGTAGTTAAGCTCCTCGGCTCGCCCAACACCCTGCACATCAAGAATGTCACCAATTCCAAGGTGTTGTGCGGACCTGTCTCGACCTCTGTGTTTATTGACCAATCTGCCGGCTGTACATTCGCTTTCGCATGCCAGCAACTGCGAACCCACAACACTAAGGATGCAAAGGTGTATCTGCATGTAACCAGCAGAGCCATCGTAGAAGATTGCACTGGAGTTTCTTTTGCACCGTTTAACTGGACGTATGAAGGCATCGACAGAGATTTTGAACAGGCAGGGTTAGACAGAACAAAAAACAATTGGAACGCTATTGACGATTTCAACTGGCTTGCGTCTGATCATTCTCCTAACTGGAGTATTTTGCCGGAGGAATCTCGAATAACTGATTGGGATGAAATCTTAGCTCCTTGA
- the prph2a gene encoding peripherin-2a — protein sequence MAILKIKFNVQKRVKLAQGLWLLNWFCVIVGIVIFGMGLFLKIELRKRSELMDNEESHLVPNSLILVGLTACAINCFGGKFCYDSLDPAKYARWKSVLKFYLAFFLFFAFLTFITVLLCFLMRIYLEDTLAKGLKNGMKFYRDTDTPGRCFMKKTIDQLQIDFRCCGSNGFRDWFEIQWISNRYLDFSSKEVKDRIKSNVEGKYLVDGVPFSCCNPASPRPCIQQQITNNSAHYSYEFRSEELNLWTRGCKQALLNYYANMMHSVGALVVFGWVLEVTGMVGMQYLHTALDSIANPEDPDCESEGWLMEKGLKETIKSMLESIKELGKFNQVATTAEEEKKQEDTTVATVS from the exons ATGGCCATTCTGAAAATCAAGTTCAACGTGCAGAAAAGGGTGAAATTGGCCCAGGGTCTGTGGCTGCTGAACTGGTTCTGTGTCATAGTGGGAATCGTCATCTTTGGAATGGGCTTGTTCCTCAAGATCGAGCTCAGGAAACGGAGCGAGCTAATGGACAACGAGGAGAGCCATTTGGTGCCCAACTCCCTGATACTGGTGGGTCTTACGGCCTGCGCCATCAACTGCTTTGGCGGCAAGTTTTGCTACGACTCACTCGATCCGGCTAAATACGCCCGATGGAAATCGGTGCTCAAGTTCTACCTGGCGTTCTTTTTGTTTTTCGCTTTTTTGACCTTCATCACCGTGTTGTTGTGCTTCCTGATGAGGATTTACCTGGAAGACACTCTAGCCAAAGGGCTGAAGAACGGCATGAAATTCTACAGGGATACCGACACCCCGGGCAGGTGCTTCATGAAGAAAACCATCGACCAGCTGCAGATAGATTTCCGCTGCTGCGGAAGCAACGGCTTCCGTGACTGGTTTGAAATCCAGTGGATCAGCAACAGATACCTGGACTTCAGCTCCAAGGAGGTGAAAGA CCGTATAAAGAGCAACGTTGAAGGGAAGTATCTGGTGGACGGGGTCCCATTCAGTTGCTGCAATCCGGCTTCCCCTCGACCCTGTATCCAGCAGCAGATCACCAATAATTCAGCCCATTACAGCTACGAATTCCGGTCAGAAGAGCTGAACTTGTGGACACGAGGATGCAAGCAAGCACTGCTCAATTACTATGCCAATATGATGCACTCAGTTGGAGCTCTCGTCGTATTTGGTTGGGTACTGGAG GTAACAGGGATGGTTGGGATGCAGTATTTGCACACAGCCCTAGACAGCATTGCAAACCCTGAAGATCCTGACTGTGAAAGTGAGGGTTGGTTAATGGAGAAAGGCCTGAAGGAAACAATTAAATCTATGCTGGAAAGCATTAAAGAGCTGGGTAAGTTTAATCAAGTAGCCACAACAGCTGAAGAGGAGAAAAAGCAAGAGGATACGACTGTCGCCACAGTCAGCTGA